The stretch of DNA acacagtgttagcaaatacatcattaggggcaggggagttatggtgcattatttttgggtgtgtggtgttaGCAAATACCACATttgaacatacatatatatgtatatacatatatatgtatatatacatgtatacatatatgtatatatacatatatatgtatgtatatatacatatatatgtatgtcatgtatacatatatgtatatatacatatatatacgttatatacatgtatatatgtatatacatatatgtacatatatgtatatacatatatacatgtatataacgtatatacatacatatatatgtatatatacatatatgtatacatgtatatatacatatatatgtatatatacatatatatgtatgttcaaATGTGGTATTTGCtaacaccacacacccaaaaataatgcaccataactccccatatacatatatgtatatatacatatatatgtatgtatatacgttatatacatatatatgtatatatacatatatatgtatatatacatatatgtatatacatatatacatgtatataacgtatatatatgtacatatatgtatatacatatatacatgtatataacgtatatacatacatatatatgtatatatacatatatgtatatacacatatatgtatatacatatatacatgtatatacatatatgtatacatatatatgtatatacatatatatgtatatacatatatgtgtatatacatatatgtatatatacatacatacatatatatgtatatatacatatatgtatatacatatatatgtatatacatatatgtatatatacatatatgtatatatacatatatatgtatgtatgtatatacatatatgtatatatatacgtatacgtatatatgtatatatacatatatacgtatatatatgtgatggaataattaggacCGGGTGCGGAGCAAGAGCCGGGCAAGAAGGAACCGGGGCAAGTACGACCCGGAGGCGGCCACGTGGCGGGCTAGCCACGGTCAGCCGCGGCCGAGCGTGGCTCGCGGCACGCTCAGCCCGGCTGAGCGTCCGCGGCACGCTCAGCGTGGCTCGCGGCACGCTCAGCCCAGCTGAGCGTCATCGGCACGCTCAGCCCAGCTGAGCGTCATCGGCACGCTCAGCCCAGCTGAGCGTCCGCAACGCTCAGCCCAGCTGAGCGTCCGCAACGCTCAGCCCAGCTGAGCGTCCGCGGCACGCTCAGCCTCGCTGAGCGTCCGCAACGCGCTCAGCCATGCTGAGCGTGATCTGCGGCGCCTTACATTTATTGTGTCacgagaaaagaaaaaacgaaCTGAAAGGAGGGCGGACCGCCTTACATTTTTAACGTTACTGGAAGTACTTAACTAAATGTTCTGAATTCCAGACCCTTTCTACTTCTTTGCCCTTCGGCGTCCTCAGCTTGTAACTGCCGGGGCGGACCACGGCTGAAACTATGTAAGGTCCTTCCCAGCGCTTGGCTAACTTGCCACCGTCTAGGGGCTTGCTGGCTTCGCGGCGCCTTAGCACGTAATCGCCGACTTGGAAGTATCGGGGCTGTGCTCTTTTGTCATGGTATGCCTTAGCCTGTCTTTGGTAGTTTTCCGCGCGCACCATGGCTGCTTCGCGTTTCTCGTCTATCAGGTGGAGGTCAGCCCGGTGGTGCTCCTCGTTGCGTTCGGGATCGTATTCCTCACTTCGTCGCGTCGGAATGATAGCCTCTGCCGAAGCTCTAGCTTCGAATCCGTAGCACAGCGCGAATGGGGTCTCGCCTGTTGCTTTTCGTGGCGTGGTGCGATACGCCCAAAGGACCGCCTCTAGGTTCTCGACCCACGCTCCTCCCGCCGCCTCCAGGGTCTTCTTCAACCCGTCTACTATCGTGCGGTTGGCATTCTCCACCTGGCCGTTCGCTTGGGGGTAGGCCACGGAGACTTGGGTGTGGGTGATGCGCCACTCCTGGCAGAACAACTTGAACTCCTTTCCCTCGAACTGGCGACCGTTATCGGAAATGATTTGCATTGGCACCCCGAAACGGCATAGTATGTTGGAGTATATGAACTCTTTGCACCGGACGCTGGTAATGCTTGCTAGGGGTTCGGCCTCCACCCACTTCGTGAAATAATCCACCGCGACGATGACATATTTTCGCTTGCCCGAGCCCATGGGCAGGGCTCCTACAATATCGATGCCCCACCTTGAGAATGGTATGACAGAGCTAATCGGAGTGTAGTTGGTGGCGGGTCGGCCCGGGCCGGTCTGGAATTGTTGGCAAGTCGGGCAGCTCCGTGCGTAATCCGCACATTCCTTCGCCATCCCCGGCCAGAAGTAGCCTTGAAGTATGGCTCTCCGAGCCATGGTATAAGCTCCCTGATGGGCTGCGCAAGTTCCTTCGTGAATCTCCTCGATGAGAGCCCGGGCTTCATCTGGGTATAAACACCTTAGCAACGCCCCGTTATAGGACCTCTTGTATAGGATGTCCCCGATAAGCTCGTATGTCGGGGCGCGTCTCTTGGCTGCCTTAGCGTCGACCTCATCCGGGGGTAGGGTGCCCGTCCTCTTGTACTGCACGAGATGGTCCAACCAACAGGGCGGACGGCTTTGCACGGGCATGACCGGATATGCCTCCAAGCTGGACTTATGGAGGTCCTCTATCCTTGCAATTTTCGAGATGTATTCTGGGGTGGCCTGGCTGAGCTTGGAGAGCGTATCAGCTTCTGCGTTTTGCTCTCTTGGTATTTGCAAAATTTCGTGTTGGGCGATCTGCCCCAAGACTCGGAGCACCACGTCGCGGTACCGGATCATCCTCTCCTCGTTCGCTTCGAACTCGCCGGACACTTGGCCGACCACGAGCCTGGAGTCGCACCGAATTTTCAGCTTTTCGACCTTCATGCTCACTGCGAGTTGGAGTCCGCACAGCAGCGCCTCATACTCGGCTTCGTTGTTTGATAATTTAAAATGGAAACGGAGGGCGTAATACGCCCGGAAGCCTTCCGGGGTTACCAAGACGACCCCTCCTCCACATGCCTTGCTACTCGAGGACCCGTCAGTTGATAGGGTCCACCACTCTTCCTCCGCGTTCCTTGCCTGCTCTGTGGCGTCGCGGGCAGTGCACTCGACTATGAAGTCTGCGAGGGCCTGCCCCTTGATGGTTGGTCTAGGCTTGAAATGGATGTCAAATTGGCTGAGCCTCATAGACCACTTCACGAGTCGGCTTGCCGACCCTGCGCGCCTTAGCACCGCCTCCAGCGGTAGGTTCGTGAGTACGTGCACTGGGTGAGCCTGAAAATAATGGTTTAACTTTTTTGCTGTGGCGTCGACAGCGAATATGGCCTTCTCTGTTGGAGAGTATCGGAGCTCTGCCCCCCGTAGGGCCCTGCTCACGTAATACACGGGTCTTTGTACTCCCGCATCATCCCGGACCAGCACGGAACTGATCGCGGCTTGCGAGATACCCAAGTACAAATATAAGACTTCCCCTTTCTCTGGCTTAGCCAGGGGAGGCAAGGACATCAAGTAGGCCTTGAGGTCGTCGAAGGCCTTCTGACACTCGGCCGACCACTCAAAACCGCTACTCTTCTTGAGAACCCCGAAGAAAGGTAAGGACTTCTCGGCCGACCTCGAAAGGAAGCGTCCGAGGGCGGCCAAGCGACCATTGAGGCGCTGGACCTCGCGGAGGGACCTCGGGGGCTCCATCTCCAGTATGGCCTTCACCTTGTCGGGGTTGGGCTCTATGCCCCTCTTGGAGACCATGTACCCCAAGAACTTCCCCCCATGTACCCCGAAGGTGCACTTTTTGGGGTTTAGGCGTAAATCGAACTGGCGCATAATTGAAAATACCTCTGTTAAGTCCTCCGTGTGGAGGTCGGTCTCCGAGCTCTTCACTATCATGTCGTCGACGTAGGCTTGTAGGTTCCGGCCGAGCACCTTTTTAAAGACTTTGGCGACCATTCTCGTGTATGTGGCCCCGGAGTTCTTGAGCCCGAAGGCCATCACCCGATAGCAAAAAACACCTTCAGGAGTGGTGAAAGCCGTTTTTTCCTCGTCCAAAACACCTTCAGGAGTGGTGAAAGCCGTTTTTTCCTCGTCCTCCTCGTGCATAAAAATCTGGTGATAGCCGCGAAATGCGTCGAGAAAACTCATGAACGCGCAGCCTGCTGTCTCGTCCACCAGCTGGTCGATGTTCGGGAGCGGGAACGGGTCCATTGGGCATGCCTTGTTGAGGTCCGTGTAGTCCACGCACATCCTCCACGTCGGCGGTTTGGGTGCGAGGACCACATTCGCAAGCCACCCAGGGTATAAGACCTCCCTGACGTGCCCGATCTCCAAGAGGGTGTTAACCTCCTTTTTCACAAATTCCCGTCTCTCCGCCGAGAGGTACCTTTTCTTCTGTTGTACCGGCTTAATCGTTGGGTCGACCGCCAGCTTGTGTGTGATCACTTCCCTACTGAGTCCCGGCATGTCCTCCGGGCCCCAGGCGAACACGTCCTTGAAGCGGCGGATGACTTCTATGATCCGGCCCCGTAGCTCGGCCGGCAGTCCCGTTCCGACTTTCACGACCCTTTCAGGCCGTCCGAGGTCTAACACTACATCCTCCGTCTCTACTATGGGTTCGGCACGGGGCCGATTTTCCTCGCCTTGTAGTGCCTTCTCGGCGATGGTGTGGACCTGGAGGTCCCTACTACCGATTTGGCGACACGCTTTCAGGTAACAGCTCCGGCTGACCTTCTGATCTCCTCTCGCTGTCCCGACCCCGGTGGGGGTGGGGAACTTCAGGCACAGGTGCTCCATAGATATGACACACCGGAGGTCCTCCAAGGCTGGGCGGCCAAGGATGATGTTGTGCGCGCCCCCGAGTCTCACAACCACGAACTCAACCTCCCACCTTTTGGCGTGTGGTAGGTCGCCTATTTCCACTTCCAGGTTGATGGAGCCTTCTGCCTCGATGGAATCCCCCGTGAACCCCGCCAACGGGGTCCGCACCGGCATCAACTGCTTCCTCGACAAGCCCAGCTTGGCGAATGTGTCATGGTACATGACATTCACCGAACTCCCCGTGTCCACCAGCACTCGGTGCACGATAATGTTGTTAATGTCAAGCCTGATTACCACTGCGTCGCGGTGTGGTAGGGGGCCCTCCGGGAGGTCATCGTCCGTGAACACAATGGGATCCCTCCTCGGCTTCTTTTCGTGTGGCTGACGGACGACTTCCCCTACGTAAAGGCTTCGAGCCCATTTCTTCCTCTCCGATTGCGTGTCTCCCCCTTCCGGCCCCCCAAATATGACATGGATTTGCTTCTTCTGGGGGGGGTGGGAGTCATCCGATTCCTTCTCCTCTTCCTCCGCGGGTTGGTCGAGTTCCCTTTTGCGGGACCCGGGAGCGGGTGGCCCGGAACCACCCTTCTTTTTCCAAACGTTGCCTGGGCCTTGAGCTTTGCCCTGGCTGGGTCGTTTTACGTATTGGCCAAGGTAGCCCTTTTGAATGAGTTCCTCGATCTGGCGTTTGAGGACCATGCATTCCTCCGTGTCGTGCCCTATCTGCCTGTGGAACCGACAGTATTTGTTGGGGTCGGCGTTGGGCGAGATCTTCAAACACTCAGCCGGGTACGACACGATACCCATGACCTCGGCATGCTCTAGGATGGCGGCCAGCGGGTGTGTCAGGGGCGTGAGGCAACGCAGTGGGGCCAACCGTGGGCCTTGGCGCGGGGGCCTCGGAGCACGGCGGTCCTCCTGGGGGGCCTTGTCTCGACGCCCCCTCtcctcttccttcttcttccgcTCGGCCTCCTCCGCCTCCGCGAACCTCGTTGCTCGGTCCAGCAATGCCGCATAAGTCTTTGGCGGATTCTGGACGAGGTCACGATGAAAAGGTCCTGACCTGACATTGCTAGTGAAGATTGGCACGGCCGCGTTCTCGTCGAAGTTGTCAACTGACCTCGCCTCCTTCTTCCACTTAGCTAGGTAGTCGGTCAGGCTCTCTGTGCTCCCTTGTTCCAACTTGCACATGGTCGCGAATTGTTTCTTCTTTGGGATATTGCCTGCAAAGTGTGACAGAAATCGCCCCGAGAAGTCGGCAAAGGATGAAATAGACCCCTCGGGTAGGGTCGTGAACCAATCCTGAGCCTGGCCGTCCAGGGTCGCGAAGAAGCCTCGGCACATAACGGCGTCGCTGGCGTCCATCATCATGATGGCCGCCCGGTACCTGTTGATGTGAGCCCGAGGGTCGGACGACCCTGAATAAAGTTTTATGGTCGGCCAGCGCAAATCTCGTGGCAGGGGCTGGGCCATGATGTCCTCCGTGAAGGGTGAGGTTAGTGCCTCCTGCGGCACCGGTGCTCCTTCCCCTATCTCCAATCTTCTTTGGAGCTCGTCCAATCGTCTGCGCAACTGTTCCATTTCGTTGTGAGGAGATCCCGAGGGTCGGCCTCGAGTTTCACCAGATCGCTCTATCCGCGAGGCCTGCTCATGCCGGGACGCGGCGCGGGGCTCAGCGCTCGGGGCTCGACGCAACGCCGATCCCTCGACGGGCACCTCGTGGTGAGGCCCAAAGTCGAGGCGTTCACGAACCGGGACCCGCGTGCCCAACCGCCCGAGCGCGGACTTGGTAGCTCGAACCGGCCGGGCTCCGCCCGTCTCACGTTGCGTGGGTCGTCCTCTAGGGGCCTCGTCCCCTCCCCTTCTTGCCGAAGGTCGTGGGGAGTTGACCTCCGCATCCATGCGAGGTTCGGGGGTTGGAGGATGGCGGGTGCTCGGAGCTCCCACCCGTCGTGACGGACCGGGTGGTGGGGCCGCCAAGCTCCCCTGAAGTCCATCCAAGATCTGTGTCAGCACCGTTGTGGCTTGCCGAAGTGCGACCATCCCCTCCTGAAAGCCCGGAGCTGGGGGTAGAGGAGGTGGAGCCGGTCCGCCCTGACGGTGACTGTTGATTACGTCCCTGAGGTCGCCGGTCGTCCTCACAGGCATGGTTTGGCGACTCGCCGTCCCGTTAGGAGTGCCGGCACGGGGCGGGGCGCGGTTACCACGTGAACCGTGGGAATTGCCGGAGTTGGATCCAGACCTTGCCATAGCCAGTGGGAAAGAAATAGCACGCTCGAGCTGTCACGtcgagctctcaatgaaagcaccaatgatggattttaataaccCGGGTGGTCCGAATTACAAAACCCGATTAAATAAATGGGGGTATGACAAGCTAATGAATCGTAAGTATACCGCGggggtaaaatatatattgaattgtataacgcTATTACAAAGGTAAGCAatgtaataacaagacaagtGTGTTGAAAAGTAAGTGAGTATGTCCTGATCAGACAACCAACGAGCTTTTATATCAGCCCTAGGCGTAACTGATCCGGAAAAGACGCAGGGAAGCGCGCCTAACGCCCGGGCCGTAACCGCCGCCGCGAGACTCGGGCAACGTGCGGACCGCCGAGCCCGGACGCTCAGCCGGGCTGAGCGTGCTGCGGGCTGAGCGTGCCGCAGATCACGCTCAGCATGGCTGAGCGCGTTGCGGACGCTCAGCGAGGCTGAGCGTGCCGCGGACGCTCAGCTGGGCTGAGCGTGCCGAAGACGCTCAAAACTTTGGTGCTCCGTGCACAAACATGTAGTCCAAACTACACCCGTCACACTCCGAGTGTTGTGGTTTGGCTCAACGTGTACTTGTTCTCTACTTTCTTATGCTTACAAATACTTGCGGCTAAGAAAGTGGGGGATTCATGATGGAATAATATACAATCGTCATGAATTCCTAGGTGCTTCGTGCACCTAATCAAAACTCTTATTATGATCTTCGATGCTCCGAGCGGGGAAGGTCAGAACCTTGGTGCTCCGTGCACAAGCGTGTAGTCTCGACTGCACCCGTCATTAAGGATGCACTCCGAGTGCTTTGTTCTACTTTCTTATGCCGACAAATACTTGCGGCTAAGAAAGTGAGGGACTTCTGATGGAATAATATGtcttaccattattattattaatattattatttttaatagtaatggTATTAGTCAAAGCAAGAAGAAGTCCAGCAAGAAAGTAGGAAATGCTACGGGAAGTTGCAACTGCAAAGGAAAGACATTATTTAAAGGCTCAGGAAGAACAAGCAAAGGGCTCAGACTCATTCTCTCTTCTAAATAATCCTTCCCTTCCCTACCTTTTCATTCTTCTATTCCATGGCCATGGCTGCCCTTGTACATGTACTCCACCCAAACATAGTGAATTCCGGCTTGGCTTAGCCCAAAAAGGCTCGTGGTTTTCACCGTTTTGGTTTCCACGTTAAATATCTTTGTGTTAATGTTATTGATTCTCTGCAATCACCTCATtatcattttccctttattaacTGTCTTTTTATTGGGTTTAATGATTCGGGATACCCCgggtaattaaatccatcaatggtgctcttgttgagagctGATTAAACACTCAAGTTTAATTTGCTCTCCCTCTCGTATTTCTCACaacaatgaaatatattattcatcttTTCCATCTTTACAATATTCATCTTTATATTAGCTTTTTCCTGTCGCGAAATATAATCCAGCGACCCTTCATCAGCAACATAAAGATCTTCCAACTCGGTTTCAGTTTTCCAGTTTGAGCTCCGAAGCTGTAAGGCGATGCCATGCGCGTATCCGATGGCACTTGTCTACCATTGTGGGGGTGTTCCAGCTCCGGCGTATTGGCTGCGTTTGGGTTCGACAAAGAGGTGATGTCCGGTGTTTGGCGCCCTACAGAGTCGATGCTCGCATCTTGGTGGTCGATTGCTGTCTTCGCTAATGTTTCTGCCAGTTTCGTGTGGTTGGCTGTGCAAGGGAGTGTCATCGGCCGGCCATGCATCATGCATGAGCAAGATGGATGTGGGTGGTTTGCTTTATCCGCCCCGCACGCTGGCGTTTCTTTTCCGGCAAGGAGAAGATGGAAGTTCGCCGGCCGTAGAGGGCCCTGCGCTGTTTGGTCGGAGAACTTCCGTAGAGGTCCTCTGGTGTTTGGCCTATTAGCTTCTCATCCATATATTATGAATagataagtattattattattattattattattattattattattattattattatttcttttatgtCATTTAGTTTTCCAACTATTTAATGTGGccaactttttatttattcaagTAACTGTATAATGTGGCAAGCTACATGCTGCCACTTACATAATATGGTATGGTAAGCCCCGTGCTACCAACTATATCGCAAGGCAAGCCCAGTGCTGCCATCTAAACTATATGGTAAGCTCCGCGCTACCTCCTACAACAATGGTTACACTGAATAAATATGCGGTTGGCCACAATAAAAGAAGATTGGAATTTTTgaacatatcttcaattttaatttcatatttaaatcaATAGTAATGGCATGTCCcgttaatcaaatattatttggCATGCAGGAAATGACCGTTGTGAATTCCTAGATGCTCTGCGCATCTAACCGTAACTCTTATTATGATCTTCAATGCTCCGAGCAGCAAAGGTCAAAACTTTGGTGCTCCGTGCACAAACATGTAGTCCAAACTACACCCGTCACACTCCGAGTGTTGTGGTTTGGCTCAACGTGTACTTGTTCTCTACTTTCTTATGCTTACAAATACTTGCGGCTAAGAAAGTGGGGGATTCATGATGGAATAATATACAATCGTCATGAATTCCTAGGTGCTTCGTGCACCTAATCAAAACTCTTATTATGATCTTCGATGCTCCGAGCGGGGAAGGTCAGAACCTTGGTGCTCCGTGCACAAGCGTGTAGTCTCGACTGCACCCGTCATTAAGGATGCACTCCAAGTGCTTTGTTCTACTTTCTTATGCCGACAAATACTTGCGGctaagaaagtgggggacttcTGATGGAATAATATGtcttaccattattattattaatattattatttttaatagtaatggTATTAGTCAAAGCAAGGAGAAGTCCAGCAAGAAAGTAGGAAATGCTACGGGAAGTTGCAACTGCAAAGGAAAGACATTATTTAAAGGCTCAGGAAGAACAAGCAAAGGGCTCAGACTCATTCTCTCTTCTAAATAATCCTTCCCTTCCCTACCTTTTCATTCTTCTATTCCATGGCCATGGCTGCCCTTGTACATGTACTCCACCCAAACATAGTGAATTTCGGCTTGGCTTAGCCCAAAAAGGCTCATGGTTTTCACCGTTTTGGTTTCCACGTTAAATATCTTTGTGTTAATGTTATTGATTCTCTGCAATCACCTCATtatcattttccctttattaacTGTCTTTTTATTGGGTTTAATGATTCGGGATACCCCgggtaattaaatccatcaatatgtatatatacatatatgtacatatacgtatatatgtatatatacgtatatatgtacatatacgtatatgtacatatacgtatatgtacatatatgtatatgttacgTATATGTATACGTATACGTAACAtatacgtatatacatatacatatatgtatacgtatatgtgtacatatacgtatatgtatacatatatatacgtatatatgtatatatacatatatgtatatatatgtatatacgtatatatatgtatatatatatgtatatgtattaagttgaattttttgagagattcttatttattttatagtaattataaatggGAGATACTCATCAAGAAAAGAGTAAAGGTAAACATAAAGTTATTGGAAATGATGCATTATAGGCACCTGAGGAGAGTAACCAGTTGTTAAAACTCATGGTTGATGccataaaaaatgaatattttacttcgtactttttttttgatggaaaatttgtactttttcattctagagcatccttatcaatggagttttttcttagtcttttagaagtttttgtaagtgtgattaggaaagagaaaagagtagaggagaaaaaaaaaagcaaatcaacttaaaagaaaaaaataataataaattcaagcATTGTCAGGCACGCCTGAGGCTGGGCGCGTGCAGTGGGTGCCTTTGTTGTCACTCACGCTATCAGTTTTTcttgtttcaattttttctctctcctaatatTACTGTACTATAAACCCATATTTGCAGATGATCTGATTTCCTCTCTCTCTTGCTTTCTCTTACATCTACATCATCAAGCATTGTACTATAAACCCCCCAATAAACCATTGATATGGTTGCCctaaacattttgataattatattacttaacATTAGTTGTCTCATTcgttcaagaaatattttaattttattggttatatttagtaaaaattgattatattttctttatgaataatatactctatttttgtgacatcaatatttatttttatttttttttatttttatgtttttacaatgcactaatttatttatgatttataaaaatatatttttgtaagaaaattataaataatatattaatagaagtttgGAATtttgtgagggtgtattcaatttagagttttaatgacttttgtagactttttaatatgaaaaagtttttaaaagtctataaatgtttgtcctatagatatttataaactcttacaaagtttttaaaagtttaaaagattttaggaaagtctacaaaaactctacaaaagttaATTTAAATCATATCCATTACTTTAAAAGTCTttgaaagtctttaaaagttttgattgaatacacccctaagAAAGGTTGTCGAAACATTTGGATGGCTAGACCATCAAAGAAATTAGTTATTGTTGGAAAATTCTAACTATTGGGTCGTTAAAAAATTCATATGGGTcgtaaaaaaattcatatatatataaactttgaTACCAATATAATCGTAATAGTCAAACACTTACTACTataccaaaagttataactaatagcaaaaaataatttctttcattATATCTGCGTAGTGGTCCTCTATACCGCcacccaaaaaattaaaaaaaaattctaataagtaataagaaattgacaattttctagaattgataattttctttaattaattcataataaaattggTTAATCCATGACAACTAGCAAATGAATTCAAGTCATATAAATTGATaccttattatatttatttaaaagcaatgttttttacaatattactttTTATACCAAATTAAtcttatattatcaaatatgaATTGTTTTACACGTTATTACCCTTCAAATTTAATGAcatatcccaaaaaaaaatctaatttcttataaattatttatataaaataatttcaaatattacaTCTAAAAAATGTGATACAGAACTATATATAGTAAACCCCCTGTCACTATCTAGAGGTGCACTGAATAAATCACACTCttctataataatatataaaccatACAAGAGGTGTAAATTATGGTAAGAAGGCTTGGTGCGACAAATTTAACTTAAAATggtattaacaataataatcaaactCGTAATCTtcgtatataataattatattccaCCTAGCTATTTGATCTAATCATTCGAAGTCACACcttgtatatattaaataagtTGATGAAGGTTGTCATATTAATAGATGATTGTGTATGGTATCTTTGCCAGAGAAAGTTATCTGGATTTTGCCACCCAAAAGCACAATATCCCATAGCCGATAGCCCCACTACAATTATAAGTTGCATGTGCTACTTGATTT from Ipomoea triloba cultivar NCNSP0323 chromosome 7, ASM357664v1 encodes:
- the LOC116024201 gene encoding uncharacterized protein LOC116024201 — encoded protein: MARSGSNSGNSHGSRGNRAPPRAGTPNGTASRQTMPVRTTGDLRDVINSHRQGGPAPPPLPPAPGFQEGMVALRQATTVLTQILDGLQGSLAAPPPGPSRRVGAPSTRHPPTPEPRMDAEVNSPRPSARRGGDEAPRGRPTQRETGGARPVRATKSALGRLGTRVPVRERLDFGPHHEVPVEGSALRRAPSAEPRAASRHEQASRIERSGETRGRPSGSPHNEMEQLRRRLDELQRRLEIGEGAPVPQEALTSPFTEDIMAQPLPRDLRWPTIKLYSGSSDPRAHINRYRAAIMMMDASDAVMCRGFFATLDGQAQDWFTTLPEGSISSFADFSGRFLSHFAGNIPKKKQFATMCKLEQGSTESLTDYLAKWKKEARSVDNFDENAAVPIFTSNVRSGPFHRDLVQNPPKTYAALLDRATRFAEAEEAERKKKEEERGRRDKAPQEDRRAPRPPRQGPRLAPLRCLTPLTHPLAAILEHAEVMGIVSYPAECLKISPNADPNKYCRFHRQIGHDTEECMVLKRQIEELIQKGYLGQYVKRPSQGKAQGPGNVWKKKGGSGPPAPGSRKRELDQPAEEEEKESDDSHPPQKKQIHVIFGGPEGGDTQSERKKWARSLYVGEVVRQPHEKKPRRDPIVFTDDDLPEGPLPHRDAVVIRLDINNIIVHRVLVDTGSSVNVMYHDTFAKLGLSRKQLMPVRTPLAGFTGDSIEAEGSINLEVEIGDLPHAKRWEVEFVVVRLGGAHNIILGRPALEDLRCVISMEHLCLKFPTPTGVGTARGDQKVSRSCYLKACRQIGSRDLQVHTIAEKALQGEENRPRAEPIVETEDVVLDLGRPERVVKVGTGLPAELRGRIIEVIRRFKDVFAWGPEDMPGLSREVITHKLAVDPTIKPVQQKKRYLSAERREFVKKEVNTLLEIGHVREVLYPGWLANVVLAPKPPTWRMCVDYTDLNKACPMDPFPLPNIDQLVDETAGCAFMSFLDAFRGYHQIFMHEEDEEKTAFTTPEGVLDEEKTAFTTPEGVFCYRVMAFGLKNSGATYTRMVAKVFKKVLGRNLQAYVDDMIVKSSETDLHTEDLTEVFSIMRQFDLRLNPKKCTFGVHGGKFLGYMVSKRGIEPNPDKVKAILEMEPPRSLREVQRLNGRLAALGRFLSRSAEKSLPFFGVLKKSSGFEWSAECQKAFDDLKAYLMSLPPLAKPEKGEVLYLYLGISQAAISSVLVRDDAGVQRPVYYVSRALRGAELRYSPTEKAIFAVDATAKKLNHYFQAHPVHVLTNLPLEAVLRRAGSASRLVKWSMRLSQFDIHFKPRPTIKGQALADFIVECTARDATEQARNAEEEWWTLSTDGSSSSKACGGGVVLVTPEGFRAYYALRFHFKLSNNEAEYEALLCGLQLAVSMKVEKLKIRCDSRLVVGQVSGEFEANEERMIRYRDVVLRVLGQIAQHEILQIPREQNAEADTLSKLSQATPEYISKIARIEDLHKSSLEAYPVMPVQSRPPCWLDHLVQYKRTGTLPPDEVDAKAAKRRAPTYELIGDILYKRSYNGALLRCLYPDEARALIEEIHEGTCAAHQGAYTMARRAILQGYFWPGMAKECADYARSCPTCQQFQTGPGRPATNYTPISSVIPFSRWGIDIVGALPMGSGKRKYVIVAVDYFTKWVEAEPLASITSVRCKEFIYSNILCRFGVPMQIISDNGRQFEGKEFKLFCQEWRITHTQVSVAYPQANGQVENANRTIVDGLKKTLEAAGGAWVENLEAVLWAYRTTPRKATGETPFALCYGFEARASAEAIIPTRRSEEYDPERNEEHHRADLHLIDEKREAAMVRAENYQRQAKAYHDKRAQPRYFQVGDYVLRRREASKPLDGGKLAKRWEGPYIVSAVVRPGSYKLRTPKGKEVERVWNSEHLVKYFQ